A window of the Mucilaginibacter sp. cycad4 genome harbors these coding sequences:
- the nuoK gene encoding NADH-quinone oxidoreductase subunit NuoK, whose product MITLTDFLLVGALLFCTGMYMIVSKRNSIQVLIGIELMLNAAILNLVAFGKYDKLNNGGQVFALFAIVLAAATTAVALAIILNVYRRYKTIDPDEIKNLRD is encoded by the coding sequence ATGATCACGCTGACCGATTTTTTACTGGTAGGTGCCTTGCTTTTTTGTACGGGCATGTACATGATCGTATCTAAACGTAACTCCATACAAGTGTTAATAGGTATTGAGCTGATGCTGAACGCCGCCATTTTAAACCTGGTAGCTTTTGGTAAATATGATAAGCTGAATAACGGAGGACAAGTATTTGCCCTGTTTGCTATTGTGCTGGCCGCTGCTACAACTGCGGTAGCCCTGGCTATCATTTTGAACGTTTACCGGAGATATAAAACCATTGATCCGGATGAGATTAAAAATTTGAGGGATTAA
- the murI gene encoding glutamate racemase yields MSNQPIGIFDSGFGGLTVFRSIIEQLPAYDYIYMGDNARAPYGNRSFSTIHQYTWECVQWMFDQGCPLVILACNTASAKALRTIQQQDLKQIEDPLKRVLGVIRPTAEVIGDYTKTKEIGVLGTKGTVQSGSYLLEINNFFPDIKVYQQACPLWVPLIENGEYDKPGADFFVQLYLDQIMAQSPNIDTILLACTHYPIIQEKIKAHLPKGVNVVGQGDIVAQSLVKYLNRHPEIEQKISRNGENKFYTTTDDTADFDHHASLFFSAPVKSTFISANDLVTCK; encoded by the coding sequence ATGTCAAATCAACCCATTGGTATTTTTGATTCGGGCTTTGGCGGGTTAACCGTATTCCGTTCTATTATTGAGCAACTGCCCGCCTATGATTATATTTATATGGGCGATAATGCCCGCGCACCCTATGGTAACCGCTCATTCAGCACCATACACCAGTACACCTGGGAGTGTGTGCAATGGATGTTTGACCAGGGATGCCCGCTGGTGATCCTGGCGTGTAATACCGCATCGGCTAAGGCATTGCGTACCATTCAGCAGCAGGACCTTAAACAGATAGAAGACCCGTTGAAAAGGGTACTGGGTGTCATTCGCCCAACGGCCGAGGTTATTGGCGATTATACTAAAACCAAAGAAATAGGGGTGCTTGGTACAAAAGGCACAGTACAATCGGGTTCATACCTGTTAGAGATCAACAACTTTTTCCCCGATATAAAAGTTTACCAGCAGGCCTGCCCGCTTTGGGTACCGCTGATTGAAAATGGCGAATATGATAAACCCGGTGCCGATTTCTTTGTGCAGCTATACCTGGATCAGATTATGGCGCAATCGCCTAACATTGATACCATTTTACTGGCCTGCACACATTACCCCATCATCCAGGAAAAAATTAAAGCTCATTTACCCAAAGGCGTTAATGTAGTTGGCCAGGGCGATATAGTAGCTCAAAGCCTGGTTAAATACTTAAACCGCCATCCCGAAATTGAGCAAAAGATCAGCCGCAACGGTGAAAATAAATTTTATACCACCACCGATGATACCGCCGATTTTGATCATCATGCTTCGCTTTTCTTTTCTGCCCCGGTAAAATCAACGTTTATATCGGCAAATGATTTGGTGACTTGCAAGTGA
- a CDS encoding NADH-quinone oxidoreductase subunit J, translating to MTLVRVLFYVMSFIAVSSALYAALSKNLVRSIFIFFVTLFALAGLYVLALADFVAVTQVVIYVGGILVLILFAFMLSGRETLNVIQQQKGKFINMAKVPAVILAVLFLAVIVNIILKADADNLPWVKQSIAQKNEIAPTTLMTENIGINLMTTYLLPFEAISVLLLMALVGAAHLSRKEGKA from the coding sequence ATGACCTTGGTGCGTGTTTTGTTTTATGTGATGAGTTTTATTGCCGTAAGTTCGGCCCTTTATGCTGCTTTAAGCAAAAACCTGGTAAGGAGTATTTTCATATTTTTTGTGACCCTGTTTGCTCTTGCAGGCCTGTATGTTTTGGCCCTCGCCGATTTTGTGGCGGTAACACAGGTAGTAATTTATGTGGGCGGGATCCTGGTGCTCATCCTTTTCGCATTTATGCTTTCGGGTCGTGAAACGCTGAATGTGATCCAACAGCAAAAAGGGAAATTCATTAACATGGCTAAAGTGCCGGCGGTTATACTGGCTGTGCTGTTTTTAGCGGTGATTGTAAACATTATCCTTAAAGCCGATGCCGATAACCTGCCATGGGTAAAGCAATCCATCGCGCAAAAAAATGAGATTGCGCCAACTACACTGATGACCGAAAATATCGGCATTAATTTAATGACCACTTACCTGTTGCCATTTGAGGCTATCTCTGTTTTATTGCTGATGGCTTTGGTAGGCGCGGCGCATTTATCACGCAAGGAGGGCAAGGCATGA
- a CDS encoding OmpH family outer membrane protein: MKKIILVAFLTLTAFAGAYAQRFAYVDSEYILKHMPEYASSQKQLAALSDQWQKEVDGRFQEIDRLYKAYQADQVLMTPDMKKRREAEIVDKEKAAKDFQRQKFGPDGELSQRSTALIKPIQDRVSKAVQAIAEGDNLDMIFDKNSEVIMLYASPRYDKSADVITRLGLKPGIFAK; encoded by the coding sequence ATGAAGAAGATAATTTTAGTAGCCTTTTTAACGTTAACTGCTTTTGCAGGCGCTTATGCGCAACGTTTTGCTTATGTTGATTCGGAGTACATATTAAAGCACATGCCCGAATATGCTTCATCACAAAAGCAATTGGCTGCGTTATCTGATCAGTGGCAGAAGGAAGTTGACGGACGTTTTCAGGAAATTGATCGCCTGTACAAGGCCTACCAGGCCGACCAGGTGCTGATGACCCCTGATATGAAAAAACGCCGTGAGGCCGAAATTGTTGATAAAGAAAAGGCCGCGAAAGATTTTCAACGTCAGAAGTTTGGTCCGGATGGTGAACTTTCACAAAGAAGCACAGCACTGATTAAACCAATTCAGGATAGGGTGTCTAAAGCTGTACAAGCAATAGCCGAAGGCGATAACCTGGATATGATTTTTGATAAAAACAGCGAGGTTATTATGTTATATGCCAGCCCGCGGTATGATAAAAGCGCGGATGTTATAACCAGATTGGGACTAAAACCCGGGATATTTGCTAAATAA
- the nuoL gene encoding NADH-quinone oxidoreductase subunit L, whose protein sequence is MNNALLYTDPTIISYTVAAVALPLFAALINFCLPVKSKVAGWVSTLAILAGCVLSAMIFARVWNQQPLHAQKLWFTIGTTKVFAGILLNNLSVLMLLLVSLIALPVHIYSTAYMKHDDRYSRYFTYLSFFCFSMLALVVVDSMVLFYAFWELVGFSSYLLIGFWFTKDKAVQANKKAFIMNRIGDIGLLSAIIIIFAQFHTFDIAELFINGGGLAFKSVIHDSLWISSTGQIPAIWQYIACLGVFMAITAKSAQFPLHTWLPDAMEGPTSVSALIHAATMVAAGVFLLGRVYPLFTDTELTVLAIIGCFTAFMAATIALTQNDLKRVLAYSTISQLGYMILAMGVGAYGSSLFHLATHAFFKCLLFLVAGVVIHEMQHIKEENDLDIDPQNILHMGGLRKKLPLTFIAAVVGSLALIGIPLTSGYLSKDGILIQAFEWSEGRSAWLKLIPAAALFTSWLTAFYVSRLIVKVFFGEFRLLKSNPEIKFHISDGGWQYSVPLILLAVCSLFPLFSLNPFFYEKAWLFESLKPANFMARENIYHTIIPIAVNILSVFVMYTAYAIYVKQNTFSFPQTGFLYRLSYNQWYLDKIYKKAIVKPILGLGKTCFWFDRNIIDGLIHLIERTSQLVANLAAWCDKYIVDGFLHLMAALVQSIGNFARKFQNGKVQYYLYSMLLIVLVLFILKILI, encoded by the coding sequence TTGAACAACGCGTTACTATATACCGATCCAACCATCATCAGCTACACCGTCGCAGCTGTGGCTTTGCCGCTGTTTGCTGCTTTGATCAACTTTTGCCTGCCGGTAAAAAGTAAGGTGGCGGGCTGGGTATCAACACTGGCTATTTTGGCGGGTTGCGTTTTATCGGCCATGATATTTGCAAGGGTATGGAACCAGCAACCCCTGCATGCCCAAAAGCTGTGGTTTACCATCGGTACTACCAAAGTCTTTGCGGGCATCCTGCTTAATAACCTTTCGGTATTGATGTTGCTGTTGGTATCGCTGATTGCTTTGCCGGTACACATCTATTCCACTGCCTACATGAAGCATGACGACAGGTACAGTCGTTACTTCACTTACTTAAGTTTCTTTTGTTTCAGCATGCTGGCTTTAGTAGTGGTGGATAGTATGGTGCTGTTTTATGCTTTCTGGGAGTTGGTAGGCTTTTCATCATACCTGCTTATTGGCTTTTGGTTTACTAAGGATAAAGCGGTGCAGGCCAACAAAAAAGCCTTTATCATGAACCGCATCGGCGATATCGGCTTGCTGAGTGCTATCATTATCATTTTTGCCCAGTTTCATACATTTGATATTGCCGAGCTTTTCATTAACGGTGGGGGACTGGCATTTAAATCTGTCATACACGATAGCTTATGGATTTCATCCACAGGTCAGATACCGGCTATATGGCAATACATCGCCTGTTTGGGGGTATTTATGGCTATTACGGCTAAATCGGCACAATTTCCGCTGCATACCTGGCTTCCTGATGCGATGGAAGGGCCGACTTCGGTTTCGGCATTGATCCACGCGGCTACTATGGTTGCGGCGGGTGTGTTCCTGCTGGGCAGGGTTTACCCGTTGTTTACCGATACAGAACTGACTGTTTTAGCTATTATCGGCTGTTTTACCGCTTTTATGGCGGCTACCATCGCGCTTACGCAAAACGATCTGAAGCGTGTGCTTGCTTATTCAACCATATCGCAATTGGGCTATATGATCCTGGCGATGGGGGTCGGGGCTTATGGCTCTTCCTTATTCCATTTGGCTACGCATGCTTTTTTTAAATGTTTACTGTTTTTGGTGGCCGGTGTAGTGATCCACGAAATGCAGCATATCAAGGAAGAAAACGACCTTGATATCGATCCGCAAAATATCCTGCATATGGGTGGTTTGCGTAAAAAGTTGCCGCTGACGTTTATCGCCGCGGTTGTGGGCTCGCTGGCGCTAATAGGGATTCCGCTTACTTCGGGCTACCTGTCAAAGGATGGCATCCTGATCCAGGCCTTTGAATGGAGCGAAGGCAGGAGTGCATGGCTTAAATTGATCCCGGCAGCTGCGTTATTTACCAGCTGGCTTACCGCTTTTTACGTATCACGATTGATAGTAAAAGTGTTTTTTGGCGAGTTTCGCCTGTTGAAAAGTAATCCCGAAATCAAATTCCATATCAGCGATGGCGGCTGGCAATACAGTGTACCATTGATCCTGCTGGCGGTTTGCAGTTTATTCCCGCTGTTTTCACTTAACCCTTTCTTTTACGAAAAGGCCTGGCTGTTCGAAAGTTTAAAGCCTGCCAATTTTATGGCCCGCGAAAACATCTACCATACCATTATCCCGATAGCGGTGAATATCCTGAGCGTATTTGTGATGTACACGGCGTACGCTATCTATGTAAAACAAAATACCTTCTCGTTCCCGCAAACGGGTTTCCTGTACCGCTTATCTTATAACCAATGGTACCTGGACAAGATCTATAAAAAAGCAATTGTAAAGCCTATACTTGGTCTGGGCAAAACCTGCTTCTGGTTCGATAGGAATATCATTGACGGGCTGATCCATTTAATTGAACGTACGAGCCAGCTGGTGGCAAACCTTGCTGCATGGTGCGATAAATATATTGTTGACGGATTTTTGCATTTAATGGCTGCATTAGTGCAAAGTATTGGCAATTTTGCACGTAAGTTTCAAAACGGCAAAGTGCAGTATTATTTGTATAGTATGCTGCTCATTGTGCTGGTACTCTTTATTTTAAAAATACTGATCTGA
- a CDS encoding OmpH family outer membrane protein, with amino-acid sequence MKKLFKVALVAAGMLFVGSFAKAQTKIGYVNFSQVIDQMPETKTVSTTLQAYQKTFIDQLTTMNNELQTKGADLEKNSSTLTDAARSAKTSELQDIQKRMNDYQNNAQQQVDAKKQELGKPIIDKVSAAVQAVAKEKGYAYVLDSSQVSMIVSPAGDDLMAAVKLKLGLK; translated from the coding sequence ATGAAAAAACTATTTAAAGTCGCCTTAGTTGCAGCAGGTATGTTGTTCGTGGGTAGTTTTGCTAAAGCGCAAACAAAAATAGGTTATGTTAATTTTAGCCAGGTTATTGATCAGATGCCTGAAACTAAAACTGTTTCTACAACATTACAAGCCTATCAAAAAACATTCATTGATCAGTTAACCACTATGAACAATGAGTTGCAAACTAAGGGTGCCGATCTGGAAAAAAACAGTTCAACTTTGACTGATGCTGCCCGTTCGGCAAAAACTTCTGAATTACAGGATATTCAGAAACGCATGAACGATTATCAAAATAACGCTCAGCAACAAGTAGATGCTAAAAAGCAAGAGTTGGGCAAACCTATTATTGATAAAGTTTCGGCTGCGGTACAAGCAGTAGCTAAAGAAAAAGGTTATGCTTATGTACTGGATTCATCACAGGTTAGCATGATCGTTTCCCCTGCAGGCGATGACCTGATGGCTGCTGTGAAATTGAAATTAGGTTTAAAATAA
- a CDS encoding complex I subunit 1 family protein: MNYYITYFIAAIGLFSFSAFFALFGVYAERKISAFIQDRLGPTETGKYGSLQTLADILKMLQKELIIPAAADKWLFMLAPAVIFIAVYLGFAALPWAPGLIPSKTNIGLYYIFAIISIETLGILMAGWGSNNKYSILGAMRSAAQIISYEIPAGFAIISVVMIAQTLDLQVISAQQGILATEKIKFAGFWDVSQIGGLFSWNVFRAPHLLIAFVIYFIASLAESNRAPFDIPEAESELVAGFHTEFTGIRFALVFLAEYSMMFLVSMIAVILFLGAWNTPLPNIGSVKLATWTTGVAWGILWVVIKTLGLVGVQMWIRWTLPRLRVDQLMNLCWKVLTPLAFGCMLISGVWRLWLM, from the coding sequence TTGAACTATTATATTACATATTTTATTGCAGCAATTGGGTTGTTCAGTTTTTCGGCCTTTTTCGCTTTATTCGGTGTATATGCCGAGCGTAAAATATCAGCTTTTATACAGGACAGGCTTGGCCCAACGGAAACCGGAAAATATGGCTCACTCCAAACACTGGCCGATATTTTAAAGATGCTTCAGAAAGAGCTGATCATCCCGGCAGCTGCCGATAAATGGTTGTTCATGCTGGCCCCGGCGGTGATATTTATAGCCGTGTACCTCGGCTTCGCCGCGCTGCCCTGGGCACCCGGGCTTATTCCCTCAAAAACTAATATCGGTCTTTACTACATTTTTGCCATCATCTCCATCGAAACATTGGGCATCCTGATGGCAGGCTGGGGATCAAATAACAAATATTCAATATTGGGTGCCATGCGCTCGGCGGCGCAGATCATTTCGTATGAGATCCCTGCCGGTTTTGCCATTATATCGGTTGTGATGATAGCCCAAACGCTGGATTTACAGGTGATCTCGGCCCAGCAAGGTATCCTGGCTACTGAAAAGATAAAATTTGCCGGCTTCTGGGACGTATCTCAAATAGGTGGCCTTTTTAGCTGGAATGTTTTCCGTGCACCACATTTATTGATCGCATTCGTAATTTATTTCATAGCTTCATTAGCCGAAAGTAACCGTGCACCTTTTGATATTCCGGAAGCGGAATCGGAACTGGTTGCCGGTTTTCATACCGAGTTTACAGGCATCCGCTTTGCGCTGGTATTTTTGGCCGAGTATTCGATGATGTTCCTGGTATCCATGATAGCAGTGATCTTGTTTTTAGGAGCCTGGAATACCCCGCTGCCTAATATTGGCAGTGTTAAGCTGGCAACATGGACAACCGGGGTAGCCTGGGGAATATTATGGGTGGTAATAAAAACATTAGGCCTGGTGGGCGTTCAGATGTGGATCAGGTGGACACTGCCCCGTTTAAGGGTTGATCAACTGATGAACCTTTGCTGGAAAGTACTAACCCCGCTGGCCTTCGGCTGTATGTTGATCTCGGGCGTGTGGAGGTTGTGGTTGATGTAA
- a CDS encoding NADH-quinone oxidoreductase subunit M, protein MNLLTLLIFIPVLFALVIVLLPSSVRGSFKYITLLATLLQLGISIAIYLNFKTGAATAGINHEDQFQFVQKLPWIALNLGSMGKMQIDYFVGIDGISVTMLVMSALVMVIATLASWEVKSNLKGFFLLFLLLDMAVMGVFCALDFFLFYLFYELMLLPLYFLIGMWGGVRREYAAIKFFLYTLFGSVFMLLVMVGLYLSVSDPATGNHTFNIIQMMNPANYAQGSVFSAAAHQTILGMPARTVGFVVLFIAFAIKVPVVPLHTWLPDAHVEAPTPVSIILAGVLLKIGGYGIIRICLGIFPEIAASGAFWLGLLGVISILYGACNALAQRDLKRMIAYSSVSHMGFVLLGIASQTAEGLSGAVMQMVSHGFLSTMLFFLVGVVYNRVHDRDIYHFRGLGTHMPKYTAFVMIAFFASLGLPGFSAFVAEAFTLTGTFKSATVNGLLPYWMAVCGSVGILLSAAYFLWTLQRMFFGKVSLKGGEVWKIALTDLNLREKLTLAPLALAALALGIMPGLVFDKINDSVLALIQYLQAK, encoded by the coding sequence ATGAACCTACTAACCCTGCTCATATTTATACCTGTACTGTTTGCGTTGGTGATCGTATTGCTGCCATCGTCGGTTCGGGGGAGTTTTAAATATATTACCCTGCTGGCTACGCTTTTGCAGCTGGGTATCAGCATCGCGATCTACCTTAACTTTAAAACCGGTGCAGCAACGGCTGGTATTAATCATGAAGACCAGTTTCAGTTTGTACAGAAACTGCCGTGGATTGCCCTTAACCTGGGCAGCATGGGCAAAATGCAGATAGATTATTTTGTGGGGATTGACGGCATTTCGGTAACGATGCTGGTGATGTCGGCATTAGTAATGGTTATAGCTACCCTGGCTTCCTGGGAGGTCAAGAGCAACCTCAAAGGTTTCTTCCTGCTGTTCCTGCTGCTGGATATGGCCGTGATGGGTGTATTTTGTGCATTGGATTTCTTCCTGTTTTACCTGTTTTACGAGCTGATGTTGTTGCCCCTTTATTTCCTGATCGGGATGTGGGGCGGCGTTCGCCGGGAATATGCGGCCATCAAGTTTTTCCTGTATACCTTGTTTGGTTCGGTGTTTATGCTGCTGGTGATGGTTGGTTTGTACCTTTCAGTAAGCGACCCGGCAACAGGCAATCATACTTTTAATATCATCCAGATGATGAACCCAGCTAATTATGCCCAGGGTTCGGTGTTTTCGGCAGCGGCCCATCAAACTATATTGGGTATGCCTGCGCGTACGGTTGGCTTTGTGGTGTTGTTTATTGCCTTTGCTATCAAAGTGCCGGTTGTGCCCCTGCATACCTGGCTGCCCGATGCCCACGTAGAGGCGCCAACGCCGGTATCTATTATCCTTGCCGGTGTGTTGCTTAAAATAGGCGGTTACGGTATCATCCGGATCTGTTTGGGGATTTTCCCGGAAATAGCCGCATCCGGTGCTTTTTGGCTTGGCTTGCTTGGTGTTATTTCGATATTATACGGTGCCTGCAATGCGCTGGCCCAGCGCGATCTGAAACGGATGATCGCTTATTCGTCCGTATCGCACATGGGGTTTGTGCTGCTCGGTATCGCTTCACAAACGGCCGAAGGGCTGAGCGGCGCCGTAATGCAGATGGTGAGCCATGGCTTTTTATCAACCATGCTGTTCTTTTTGGTGGGCGTGGTTTATAACCGCGTGCACGACAGGGATATTTATCATTTCCGCGGCTTGGGCACCCATATGCCAAAGTATACCGCTTTCGTCATGATCGCCTTTTTTGCTTCACTGGGTTTACCGGGTTTTTCAGCTTTTGTGGCCGAAGCATTTACGCTTACCGGTACTTTTAAATCGGCAACAGTAAACGGATTGCTGCCATATTGGATGGCTGTTTGCGGTTCGGTAGGCATCCTGCTTAGCGCAGCCTATTTCCTGTGGACATTGCAGCGCATGTTCTTTGGAAAAGTATCATTAAAAGGAGGAGAGGTTTGGAAGATAGCGCTAACCGATCTGAACCTTCGCGAAAAACTAACCCTTGCCCCCCTGGCCCTTGCGGCGCTGGCTTTGGGTATAATGCCGGGGCTGGTTTTTGATAAGATCAATGATTCGGTACTGGCGCTGATCCAGTATTTACAGGCTAAATAA
- a CDS encoding OmpH family outer membrane protein, translating to MKKLFKVALVAVGLLFAGSFANAQTKIGHINFNQLIDLMPETKTVTASIQAYQKTFIDQLTTMNNEYQTKGQDYQSKRASMTDAVRGAKESELQDIQKRMNDYQNNAQQQVDAKRQELGKPLIDKATQAVQAVAKEKGYAYVLDSSQITLLVSPDADDLMAAVKLKLGLK from the coding sequence ATGAAAAAACTATTTAAAGTTGCCTTAGTTGCAGTAGGTTTGTTATTTGCGGGCAGCTTTGCAAATGCTCAGACTAAGATCGGCCACATCAACTTCAATCAGCTGATTGATTTGATGCCCGAAACTAAAACTGTAACTGCTTCGATACAGGCTTATCAAAAAACATTCATTGATCAGCTCACCACAATGAACAATGAATACCAGACAAAAGGCCAGGACTATCAATCAAAAAGGGCAAGTATGACCGATGCTGTACGTGGTGCTAAAGAAAGCGAATTGCAGGATATTCAAAAACGTATGAATGATTACCAAAATAATGCCCAGCAGCAGGTTGATGCTAAAAGGCAGGAATTAGGTAAGCCGCTTATTGATAAAGCTACCCAGGCGGTACAGGCTGTAGCTAAAGAAAAAGGTTATGCTTATGTACTGGATTCATCACAGATCACTTTATTAGTATCTCCTGATGCAGATGACCTGATGGCAGCTGTGAAATTAAAATTAGGTTTGAAATAA
- a CDS encoding NADH-quinone oxidoreductase subunit N produces MHDLLPHISVQLTNVFGSIPYFMPEIYLTGLFLVVLVTDLIFGRRSVKLCKIVACAGLLLVLFKDLQQVSLILDGDHVIFGSMLLLRRSAVFFKIIIDLLSFILLLNFTWDDKLKAHPKGLSDLYTISIASLLGLHLMAMAINLLSVYLAIEMVSVASYLMVAYRSETALSTEAGLKYVLFGAASSAVMLYGISLLYGFSGSLALLNIVAQLPNVNPVSASFALVLVMIGIGFKLSFMPMHFWVPDVYQGAPTPVTAYLSTVPKIAAFALLVNVMPLFLFSADWKGIDFSIVLSAIGIITMIAGNFAAVLQSNVKRMLAYSSIGHTGFALIAVVTFNLQGLSSLTYYLAVYALANIGALALASYFSNIVDAEEVEAYKGLGLKYPVASVCFVIILISLTGIPVTAGFTGKLFVFSAAYSAYEQTHSIWLLALMITGALTTVVSLFYYLKIPLYLFLKRIENAEVASERSYNLLVLAVVISFLLVLLGIFPNSILKYL; encoded by the coding sequence ATGCACGATCTGCTCCCCCATATATCAGTTCAGTTAACCAATGTTTTTGGCAGTATACCCTATTTTATGCCCGAAATTTATTTAACCGGGCTGTTTTTAGTAGTGCTGGTAACCGACCTGATATTTGGGCGCAGATCTGTAAAGCTTTGTAAAATAGTAGCCTGTGCCGGCTTGCTGCTGGTGTTGTTTAAAGACCTGCAGCAGGTATCCCTGATCCTTGACGGAGATCATGTTATCTTCGGCAGTATGTTACTGCTGCGCAGGTCGGCGGTATTTTTTAAGATCATTATCGATCTGCTGTCATTCATCCTGTTATTGAATTTTACCTGGGATGATAAACTGAAGGCGCATCCGAAAGGGCTATCAGACCTGTATACCATTTCCATAGCATCCTTATTAGGTTTGCATTTAATGGCGATGGCTATTAACCTGTTATCGGTTTATCTTGCTATCGAGATGGTATCCGTAGCGTCATACCTGATGGTGGCTTACCGTTCTGAAACCGCGTTGAGTACCGAGGCCGGTTTAAAGTATGTGTTGTTCGGCGCGGCATCGTCGGCAGTTATGTTATACGGGATTTCGTTACTGTATGGCTTCAGCGGCTCGCTGGCTCTGTTGAATATTGTAGCCCAGTTGCCCAATGTAAACCCGGTGAGTGCTTCATTTGCTTTGGTATTGGTGATGATTGGCATAGGCTTTAAATTATCATTTATGCCGATGCATTTTTGGGTACCCGATGTTTACCAGGGCGCGCCCACACCTGTTACCGCATACCTGTCAACTGTGCCTAAAATAGCAGCCTTTGCATTGCTGGTAAATGTGATGCCTTTGTTCTTGTTTTCGGCCGACTGGAAGGGGATTGATTTTAGCATTGTTTTATCAGCCATCGGGATCATCACCATGATTGCCGGAAATTTTGCAGCCGTTTTGCAAAGTAACGTGAAAAGGATGCTTGCTTATTCAAGTATCGGCCATACGGGTTTTGCTTTAATTGCAGTGGTTACGTTCAATTTACAGGGGCTATCATCATTAACCTATTACCTTGCCGTTTATGCATTAGCCAATATCGGGGCGCTGGCACTGGCATCGTACTTCAGCAATATTGTGGATGCCGAAGAGGTGGAAGCCTACAAAGGCCTGGGCTTAAAATACCCTGTAGCTTCGGTTTGTTTTGTAATTATCCTTATTTCCCTTACCGGAATTCCTGTTACTGCCGGTTTTACCGGTAAGCTGTTTGTATTTTCGGCGGCTTACAGCGCTTATGAGCAAACGCATAGCATTTGGTTGCTGGCGTTGATGATTACCGGTGCCTTAACCACGGTGGTATCATTGTTTTATTACCTTAAAATTCCTTTGTATTTATTTCTGAAAAGAATAGAAAACGCTGAAGTTGCCAGTGAAAGATCTTATAATTTGCTTGTTTTAGCTGTTGTTATAAGTTTTCTGCTTGTTTTATTAGGTATTTTCCCTAATTCTATCCTGAAATATCTGTAG
- a CDS encoding 4Fe-4S binding protein — MVQKVIKAFTTAWKGLSLTIRHLFAGNGKREIVTVSDSNYFKQLEHGTNTIQYPKQQLPVPEVGRYQLDVEMDDCIVCDLCAKVCPVNCIDIESIKATEAIGQTSDGTTKRLYAAKFDIDMAKCMYCGLCTIVCPTECITMTNQYDKTVFQLSDLVYQFSDMSPEDAAEKRALFDKQQAEKQAAKLAAMKQKEGGA; from the coding sequence ATGGTTCAGAAAGTAATCAAAGCGTTTACAACGGCATGGAAAGGGTTAAGCCTTACCATACGGCACCTTTTTGCGGGTAACGGCAAAAGGGAGATCGTGACCGTGAGCGACAGCAATTACTTTAAACAACTGGAGCATGGCACCAACACCATCCAGTACCCAAAACAACAGTTGCCCGTGCCAGAAGTGGGCCGCTATCAATTGGATGTGGAAATGGACGACTGCATAGTGTGTGACCTTTGCGCCAAGGTTTGCCCGGTTAATTGTATCGATATCGAATCGATTAAGGCAACGGAGGCTATCGGCCAAACATCCGACGGTACAACCAAACGTTTGTATGCCGCTAAGTTTGATATTGATATGGCCAAGTGTATGTATTGCGGCCTGTGTACCATTGTGTGCCCAACCGAATGCATCACCATGACCAACCAGTACGATAAAACCGTTTTTCAGCTAAGTGACCTGGTTTACCAGTTTTCAGATATGTCACCAGAAGATGCAGCCGAAAAGCGTGCTCTTTTTGACAAACAGCAAGCCGAAAAGCAGGCTGCCAAATTAGCCGCTATGAAACAAAAGGAGGGTGGGGCATGA